The following proteins are co-located in the Microbacterium sp. Clip185 genome:
- a CDS encoding histone-like nucleoid-structuring protein Lsr2: MAKQHFTRLIDDLDGEVLEEGKTIHFSLEGRSYEIDLSEKNAEKLREAFEPFIKAGRSIGSASRTTSRGRSAKKDTRDLGAVREWAAANGHEVSARGRVPAAVLEAYDAAH; the protein is encoded by the coding sequence ATGGCCAAACAGCATTTCACCCGACTCATCGACGACCTCGACGGCGAAGTTCTCGAGGAGGGAAAGACGATCCATTTCTCTCTCGAGGGGCGCTCGTACGAAATCGACCTTTCCGAGAAGAACGCCGAGAAGCTCCGTGAGGCGTTCGAGCCGTTCATCAAGGCAGGCCGCTCAATCGGTAGTGCGTCGCGCACCACGTCGCGCGGCCGCAGTGCGAAGAAGGACACGCGCGACCTCGGCGCCGTGCGCGAATGGGCCGCGGCGAACGGCCACGAAGTGAGCGCACGCGGACGAGTTCCCGCAGCTGTTCTCGAGGCCTACGACGCCGCACACTGA
- a CDS encoding glycoside hydrolase family 9 protein translates to MRRNLAVLMIGALATAGAVSLPTAAHAAPTEYVQNGTFTTGHEPWWSAGVDAFRTDGGVFCADVPATANPWDVLVGQSDMPLTAGVDYVVTADVRASDPATLVTQVAPKVADASFSTYTSQTASLTDAWQTLSYTFTARDFGQGTVSDLQFRLGANSTPTTFCVDNVSLIEEDSVPPVDPDPVDPDPVEPEVGTDQLLPNPTFDSGTSPWWTAGPVALSNPDSNLCATVDEATANLWDVLVGHNDIPLPGETAFRLSFTASASTPVTASTKVGTYSGASTEDFLERTFSVGASPQTYAYTFETTPADTFHLSQVQFRVGGVPAGTVICFDDVMLTGTKYTYQADTGPAVKVNQVGYLPRGPKRATVVTDAVEPLTWTLEDANGAAVATGTTTPAGFDASAGVDVHTIDFSDVTTAGDGMRLRVGAELSHPFRIAADVFQSLRTDSLRFFYTNRSGIAIDGDIAGAEYARPAGHLNEGANQGDSNVGCLEPQTWSDGWTCSDRHDVTGGWYDAGDHGKYVVNGGIAVAQLLSTYERSLPAGTQAALGDSTLAVPERGNGTPDILDESRWELEFLLKMQVPAGDPLAGMAWHKVTDRDWTGLPLMPHDDPQERLLHRPSTAATLNLAATAAQASRLFEPYDAAFATRLLEAAQTAYDAALAHPDLLAPEEDGVGGGTYADDTVTDEFYWAAAELYLTTGSDRYRDEVENNPLHTADIFTAGGFYWGEVAALGRMQLARFGTDLPDIDRIRQSVVDAAEKLIADQKAQPFGQPYAPKEGRYDWGSNSAVLNNQVVLATAFDLTQRPRYADAVIEAYDYLFGRNVLGQSYVTGYGTNDSRNQHSRWYANALDPQLPHPPIGTVAGGPNSSIQDPVASAWLAGCAPQACYVDDIGAWSVNEITVNWNSALAWVASFVADLGDGFVAVTPVAVDDTASGAPGEPISVEPLANDRAGDADIPLDAATLTLLDAAGDASARAASAPVTSVTVTGQGRYNLDGERIVFTPEAGFVGTATPVTYRVADTRGTEVTATFTPTVIAPTPTDPPTTEPAPPAAPAERGSLPQTGVDTSPLWAIGAAALALLGAGAYLVRRRRRAA, encoded by the coding sequence GTGAGACGCAACCTTGCCGTCTTGATGATCGGGGCACTGGCGACCGCCGGCGCCGTGTCTCTCCCCACCGCCGCCCATGCGGCGCCCACGGAGTACGTACAGAACGGCACGTTCACGACGGGCCATGAGCCCTGGTGGTCCGCCGGGGTCGATGCGTTCCGCACCGACGGCGGGGTGTTCTGCGCGGACGTTCCCGCCACGGCCAACCCGTGGGACGTCCTCGTGGGGCAGAGCGACATGCCGCTGACCGCGGGCGTCGACTACGTCGTCACCGCCGACGTGCGCGCGAGCGATCCCGCTACGCTCGTGACCCAGGTGGCCCCGAAGGTCGCCGACGCATCGTTCAGCACCTACACCAGCCAGACCGCCTCGCTCACAGACGCGTGGCAGACGCTCAGCTACACCTTCACCGCCCGCGACTTCGGTCAAGGCACCGTCTCCGACCTGCAGTTCCGCCTCGGCGCGAACAGCACCCCCACCACCTTCTGCGTCGACAACGTCTCTCTCATCGAGGAGGACTCCGTGCCGCCCGTCGATCCGGATCCTGTAGACCCGGATCCCGTCGAGCCCGAGGTGGGTACGGACCAGTTGCTGCCGAACCCCACGTTCGACAGCGGAACGAGCCCGTGGTGGACGGCCGGCCCCGTCGCGCTGTCGAACCCCGACAGCAACCTCTGCGCCACGGTCGACGAGGCCACGGCCAACCTGTGGGACGTCCTCGTCGGACACAACGACATCCCCCTGCCGGGCGAGACCGCCTTCCGACTCAGCTTCACCGCATCCGCCTCGACACCGGTGACGGCCTCGACCAAGGTCGGCACCTACTCGGGCGCATCGACCGAGGACTTCCTCGAGCGCACCTTCTCCGTCGGAGCCTCGCCGCAGACCTACGCGTACACGTTCGAGACGACACCCGCCGACACCTTCCACCTCTCGCAGGTGCAGTTCCGCGTCGGCGGCGTGCCTGCGGGCACGGTCATCTGCTTCGACGACGTGATGCTCACGGGCACGAAGTACACCTACCAGGCCGACACCGGCCCGGCGGTGAAGGTCAACCAGGTCGGTTACCTTCCGCGCGGACCGAAGCGTGCGACGGTCGTGACGGATGCGGTCGAGCCGCTCACCTGGACACTGGAGGACGCGAACGGCGCCGCCGTGGCGACGGGCACGACGACGCCCGCCGGGTTCGATGCGAGCGCCGGGGTCGACGTGCACACGATCGACTTCTCCGACGTCACCACGGCCGGTGACGGGATGCGGCTGCGCGTCGGCGCGGAGCTCAGCCACCCGTTCCGCATCGCCGCCGACGTGTTCCAGTCGCTGCGCACCGACTCGCTGCGCTTCTTCTACACGAACCGATCCGGCATCGCGATCGACGGCGACATCGCGGGGGCCGAGTACGCACGACCCGCGGGGCACCTGAACGAGGGCGCGAACCAGGGCGACAGCAATGTCGGCTGCCTCGAGCCGCAGACGTGGTCCGACGGGTGGACCTGCTCCGACCGTCACGACGTCACGGGCGGTTGGTACGACGCCGGCGACCACGGCAAGTACGTGGTCAACGGCGGCATCGCCGTGGCCCAGCTGCTGTCGACGTACGAGCGTTCGCTTCCCGCGGGCACCCAGGCGGCTCTCGGCGACTCGACTCTGGCCGTGCCCGAGCGCGGCAACGGCACCCCCGACATCCTCGATGAGTCGCGTTGGGAGCTGGAGTTCCTGCTGAAGATGCAGGTGCCCGCGGGCGATCCGCTGGCGGGCATGGCCTGGCACAAGGTCACCGACCGCGACTGGACGGGCCTGCCGCTCATGCCGCACGACGACCCGCAGGAGCGACTGCTGCACCGCCCGTCGACGGCCGCCACGCTGAACCTCGCCGCCACGGCCGCGCAGGCATCCCGCCTGTTCGAGCCCTATGACGCGGCTTTCGCGACGCGCCTGCTCGAGGCGGCGCAGACCGCGTACGACGCAGCCCTTGCGCACCCGGACCTGCTCGCCCCCGAGGAGGACGGCGTGGGCGGCGGCACGTACGCCGACGACACCGTCACCGACGAGTTCTACTGGGCGGCGGCGGAGCTCTACCTCACGACCGGCAGCGACCGCTACCGCGACGAGGTCGAGAACAACCCGCTGCACACCGCCGACATCTTCACGGCGGGCGGCTTCTACTGGGGTGAGGTCGCCGCCCTCGGGCGCATGCAGCTCGCGCGGTTCGGCACGGACCTCCCCGACATCGACCGCATCCGTCAGTCCGTCGTGGATGCGGCCGAGAAGCTCATCGCCGACCAGAAGGCGCAGCCGTTCGGTCAGCCCTACGCGCCGAAGGAGGGCCGCTACGACTGGGGCTCGAACTCGGCAGTGCTGAACAACCAGGTGGTGCTGGCGACGGCGTTCGATCTGACACAGCGCCCGCGCTACGCGGATGCCGTCATCGAGGCGTACGACTACCTGTTCGGCCGCAACGTGTTGGGCCAGTCTTACGTCACCGGCTACGGCACGAACGACTCGCGCAACCAGCACAGCCGGTGGTACGCGAACGCCCTCGACCCGCAGCTGCCGCATCCGCCCATCGGCACGGTGGCAGGCGGACCGAACTCGTCGATCCAGGACCCGGTCGCGAGTGCGTGGCTCGCGGGCTGCGCACCGCAGGCCTGCTACGTCGACGACATCGGCGCGTGGTCGGTGAACGAGATCACCGTCAACTGGAACTCCGCGCTCGCCTGGGTGGCGTCCTTCGTCGCCGACCTCGGTGACGGCTTCGTCGCGGTGACCCCGGTCGCGGTCGACGACACCGCATCCGGTGCTCCGGGCGAGCCGATCAGCGTCGAGCCGCTCGCGAACGACCGCGCCGGCGACGCCGACATCCCGTTGGATGCGGCGACTCTGACGCTGCTGGATGCGGCCGGCGACGCGTCCGCCCGGGCGGCCTCGGCTCCCGTGACGTCCGTGACGGTCACGGGCCAGGGTCGGTACAACCTCGACGGTGAGCGCATCGTCTTCACCCCCGAGGCCGGCTTCGTCGGCACCGCGACCCCGGTCACGTACCGCGTGGCCGATACGCGCGGCACCGAGGTGACGGCCACGTTCACGCCCACGGTGATCGCACCCACTCCCACCGATCCCCCGACCACGGAGCCGGCCCCGCCCGCCGCGCCCGCGGAGCGCGGATCGCTGCCGCAGACCGGTGTCGACACGTCGCCGCTGTGGGCGATCGGTGCTGCAGCACTCGCACTGCTGGGCGCGGGGGCCTACCTCGTGCGGCGTCGCCGCCGCGCAGCCTGA